One Mercurialis annua linkage group LG3, ddMerAnnu1.2, whole genome shotgun sequence DNA window includes the following coding sequences:
- the LOC126675348 gene encoding transcription factor bHLH118-like produces the protein MFPLQPGNELCFNISSDSSQQQNLRQDLILGDPQLLLYATTNDVTVLDKTKKSLRRKSMSMANNFDVIPSPRSDDNKKLMHRDIERQRRQEMAALYVSLRNLLPLEYIKGKRSISDHMNEAVKYIKFLNKKIKELDEKRNELIGMRNVPLQAGNSRTCCQSRGVQIRPSLGGIQIVFTTSGLKEQDQGLTLSKALQVLADAEISIVNCVSTRVHERVFHTIQTEVEDPNCLNLSELQKKLTQS, from the exons ATGTTTCCTTTACAACCAGGAAATGAGCTGTGTTTCAATATCTCCTCTGATTCTAGTCAACAACAAAATCTCCGACAAGATCTGATATTGGGTGATCCTCAACTACTGCTCTATGCCACCACTAATGATGTCACAGTACTGGATAAAACAAAGAAAAGTCTGCGACGAAAATCAATGTCTATGGCCAATAATTTTGATGTTATTCCTAGCCCTAGGAGTGATGATAATAAGAAGCTGATGCATAGAGATATTGAACGACAACGAAGGCAAGAAATGGCTGCCCTTTATGTTTCTCTTCGAAATTTACTCCCACTTGAATACATCAAG ggaaAACGTTCGATATCGGATCATATGAATGAGGCtgtgaaatatataaaatttctaAACAAGAAGATCAAAGAACTGGATGAAAAAAGAAACGAGTTAATTGGTATGAGAAATGTTCCCCTACAAGCAGGAAATTCAAGAACTTGTTGCCAATCCAGGGGAGTTCAAATCCGGCCATCTTTGGGTGGCATTCAGATTGTTTTTACCACTAGTGGTTTGAAGGAGCAAGACCAAGGCTTGACCCTATCAAAGGCATTACAAGTACTTGCTGATGCAGAAATTTCTATAGTTAACTGTGTTTCCACCAGAGTGCACGAAAGGGTTTTTCACACCATACAAACTGAG GTGGAAGATCCAAATTGCTTAAATCTATCCGAGCTGCAGAAGAAATTAACCCAATCTTGA